Proteins found in one Labrus bergylta chromosome 8, fLabBer1.1, whole genome shotgun sequence genomic segment:
- the nr4a3 gene encoding nuclear receptor subfamily 4 group A member 3 isoform X1, producing MNPERANTILIRGKKSDGLDALAHTAFLKVVTFVGSEERAQSSSEPRRSNTSSATPTESSGRSHTTPQPRTPSTIQREALSPDMPCVQAQYGPVPPGSAYSGQSFGYQGDSYSSDLMTSDYTKLDLGGGDISAAAATTSLPSFNVFVEGSYEPKSSCLYQMPPHRTTIKKEEESYPTAPPLEAMSSTMYFKQSPPSTPTTPSLPPQPGTSFLWEEHPLAPPSHSHSMGSSLETGGLKSPRFPHFYQHSPPHSGSSIGGYEGLGGGLVRTSSSSSSSSSSVSHPHGPPLEQPMYQLHRGAGGSSLAFRSLALGPCGPLLGDGLPSPPQRGPPGEGTCAVCGDNAACQHYGVRTCEGCKGFFKRTVQKNAKYVCLASKNCPVDKRRRNRCQYCRFQKCLSVGMVKEVVRTDSLKGRRGRLPSKPKSPLQTEASPPSPPLSLLSALLRAYSHCTPRDLDYSQFSAADPPSSSSDAEHIQLFYRLLTVSMETTRCWAERLPGFSELQRDDQNLLIDSAFLELFVLRLAHRSMLSEDKLVFCNGSVLHRFQCLRGFGEWLDSIRDFSTHLQSLNLDASAFACLAALVLLTEQVPGLKDSKRVEELQNKVICCLRDHLGCSPSSSSSSKATPPLSRILGVRAELRSQRTQGLQRIFYLKLEDLVPPPPLIDRFLDTLPY from the exons ATGAACCCTGAGCGAGCGAATACTATCCTGATCAGAGGCAAGAAAAGCGATGGGCTGGATGCACTTGCTCACACTGCGTTTTTAAAAGTGGTCACTTTTGTAG GTTCGGAAGAGCGCGCCCAGTCGAGCTCGGAGCCTAGGCGATCGAACACTTCTTCTGCGACGCCCACCGAGTCCTCCGGCCGCAGCCACACCACCCCTCAACCCCGGACACCCAGCACCATTCAGCGCGAGGCTCTTTCACCAG ACATGCCCTGTGTGCAGGCTCAGTACGGGCCCGTCCCTCCAGGCTCAGCCTACTCAGGCCAGTCCTTTGGTTACCAGGGCGACAGCTACAGCTCTGACCTCATGACCTCTGACTACACCAAGCTTGACCTTGGTGGCGGGGACATCTCTGCTGCGGCCGCCACCACCTCCCTCCCCAGCTTCAACGTGTTTGTGGAGGGGAGCTATGAGCCCAAGTCGTCGTGCCTGTATCAGATGCCTCCTCACAGGACCACCAtcaagaaggaggaggagagctacCCGACCGCTCCGCCCCTGGAGGCCATGTCCTCCACCATGTACTTTAAACAGTCCCCACCCTCCACCCCGACGACACCATCCCTGCCACCCCAGCCCGGCACCTCCTTCCTGTGGGAGGAGCACCCCCTTGCCCCTCCGTCACACTCCCACTCCATGGGCTCCAGCCTGGAGACAGGCGGTCTAAAATCCCCCCGGTTTCCACATTTCTATCAGCACTCGCCACCCCACAGCGGCAGCAGTATCGGCGGCTACGAGGGTCTGGGTGGAGGACTTGTTCGcacctcatcctcttcctcctcctcctcttcctcggtCTCCCATCCTCACGGTCCGCCCCTGGAGCAGCCCATGTACCAGCTTCACCGTGGTGCCGGGGGCAGCAGCCTTGCCTTCCGCTCCCTGGCTCTTGGGCCCTGTGGCCCTCTGCTAGGAGACGGCCTGCCCTCGCCTCCCCAGCGCGGCCCCCCAGGAGAGGGCACCTGTGCGGTGTGTGGCGACAATGCGGCCTGCCAGCACTACGGCGTACGCACCTGTGAAGGCTGCAAGGGCTTCTTCAAG CGCACTGTGCAGAAAAACGCAAAGTATGTCTGCCTGGCCAGTAAGAACTGCCCTGTGGACAAGAGGAGACGCAACCGCTGCCAGTACTGCCGCTTCCAGAAGTGTCTGAGTGTCGGCATGGTGAAGGAAG TGGTACGCACAGATAGCTTGAAGGGGCGACGAGGCCGTCTGCCTTCCAAACCAAAGAGCCCCCTGCAGACAGAAgcgtctcctccctctcctcccctcagcCTGCTGTCCGCTCTGCTCAGGGCTTATTCCCACTGCACGCCCCGGGACCTCGACTACAGCCAG TTCAGTGCTGCCgaccctccctcttcctcctcagatgCAGAGCACATCCAGCTCTTCTACAGACTGCTCACCGTCTCGATGGAGACCACGCGATGCTGGGCGGAACGGCTTCCCGGGTTCTCCGAGCTTCAGCGTGATGATCAGAACCTCCTCATAGACTCTGCCTTCCTGGAGCTGTTTGTCCTGCGGCTAGCTCACAG gTCCATGCTGTCAGAGGATAAACTCGTGTTCTGTAACGGCTCGGTGCTGCACAGGTTCCAGTGCCTTCGGGGGTTTGGAGAATGGCTTGACTCCATCCGGGACTTCTCCACTCACCTCCAGAGCCTAAACTTGGACGCCTCCGCCTTCGCCTGCCTGGCCGCACTTGTACTGCTcacag AGCAAGTCCCAGGTCTGAAGGACTCAAAGCgggtggaggagctgcagaataAAGTCATTTGTTGTCTCAGAGACCACCTGGGCTGcagtccttcttcttcttcctcctccaagGCCACTCCCCCTCTGAGTCGTATTCTGGGTGTAAGGGCGGAGCTACGTTCCCAAAGGACCCAGGGCCTTCAACGGATCTTCTACCTGAAGCTGGAGGACCTGGTACCGCCCCCTCCCTTGATTGACAGGTTCTTGGACACTCTGCCCTATTGA
- the nr4a3 gene encoding nuclear receptor subfamily 4 group A member 3 isoform X2, with protein MNKRAQLLEQLQFVQLKCTPRDMPCVQAQYGPVPPGSAYSGQSFGYQGDSYSSDLMTSDYTKLDLGGGDISAAAATTSLPSFNVFVEGSYEPKSSCLYQMPPHRTTIKKEEESYPTAPPLEAMSSTMYFKQSPPSTPTTPSLPPQPGTSFLWEEHPLAPPSHSHSMGSSLETGGLKSPRFPHFYQHSPPHSGSSIGGYEGLGGGLVRTSSSSSSSSSSVSHPHGPPLEQPMYQLHRGAGGSSLAFRSLALGPCGPLLGDGLPSPPQRGPPGEGTCAVCGDNAACQHYGVRTCEGCKGFFKRTVQKNAKYVCLASKNCPVDKRRRNRCQYCRFQKCLSVGMVKEVVRTDSLKGRRGRLPSKPKSPLQTEASPPSPPLSLLSALLRAYSHCTPRDLDYSQFSAADPPSSSSDAEHIQLFYRLLTVSMETTRCWAERLPGFSELQRDDQNLLIDSAFLELFVLRLAHRSMLSEDKLVFCNGSVLHRFQCLRGFGEWLDSIRDFSTHLQSLNLDASAFACLAALVLLTEQVPGLKDSKRVEELQNKVICCLRDHLGCSPSSSSSSKATPPLSRILGVRAELRSQRTQGLQRIFYLKLEDLVPPPPLIDRFLDTLPY; from the exons ATGAACAAGCGCGCTCAGTTATTGGAACAGCTGCAGTTTGTCCAGTTGAAATGCACACCTCGAG ACATGCCCTGTGTGCAGGCTCAGTACGGGCCCGTCCCTCCAGGCTCAGCCTACTCAGGCCAGTCCTTTGGTTACCAGGGCGACAGCTACAGCTCTGACCTCATGACCTCTGACTACACCAAGCTTGACCTTGGTGGCGGGGACATCTCTGCTGCGGCCGCCACCACCTCCCTCCCCAGCTTCAACGTGTTTGTGGAGGGGAGCTATGAGCCCAAGTCGTCGTGCCTGTATCAGATGCCTCCTCACAGGACCACCAtcaagaaggaggaggagagctacCCGACCGCTCCGCCCCTGGAGGCCATGTCCTCCACCATGTACTTTAAACAGTCCCCACCCTCCACCCCGACGACACCATCCCTGCCACCCCAGCCCGGCACCTCCTTCCTGTGGGAGGAGCACCCCCTTGCCCCTCCGTCACACTCCCACTCCATGGGCTCCAGCCTGGAGACAGGCGGTCTAAAATCCCCCCGGTTTCCACATTTCTATCAGCACTCGCCACCCCACAGCGGCAGCAGTATCGGCGGCTACGAGGGTCTGGGTGGAGGACTTGTTCGcacctcatcctcttcctcctcctcctcttcctcggtCTCCCATCCTCACGGTCCGCCCCTGGAGCAGCCCATGTACCAGCTTCACCGTGGTGCCGGGGGCAGCAGCCTTGCCTTCCGCTCCCTGGCTCTTGGGCCCTGTGGCCCTCTGCTAGGAGACGGCCTGCCCTCGCCTCCCCAGCGCGGCCCCCCAGGAGAGGGCACCTGTGCGGTGTGTGGCGACAATGCGGCCTGCCAGCACTACGGCGTACGCACCTGTGAAGGCTGCAAGGGCTTCTTCAAG CGCACTGTGCAGAAAAACGCAAAGTATGTCTGCCTGGCCAGTAAGAACTGCCCTGTGGACAAGAGGAGACGCAACCGCTGCCAGTACTGCCGCTTCCAGAAGTGTCTGAGTGTCGGCATGGTGAAGGAAG TGGTACGCACAGATAGCTTGAAGGGGCGACGAGGCCGTCTGCCTTCCAAACCAAAGAGCCCCCTGCAGACAGAAgcgtctcctccctctcctcccctcagcCTGCTGTCCGCTCTGCTCAGGGCTTATTCCCACTGCACGCCCCGGGACCTCGACTACAGCCAG TTCAGTGCTGCCgaccctccctcttcctcctcagatgCAGAGCACATCCAGCTCTTCTACAGACTGCTCACCGTCTCGATGGAGACCACGCGATGCTGGGCGGAACGGCTTCCCGGGTTCTCCGAGCTTCAGCGTGATGATCAGAACCTCCTCATAGACTCTGCCTTCCTGGAGCTGTTTGTCCTGCGGCTAGCTCACAG gTCCATGCTGTCAGAGGATAAACTCGTGTTCTGTAACGGCTCGGTGCTGCACAGGTTCCAGTGCCTTCGGGGGTTTGGAGAATGGCTTGACTCCATCCGGGACTTCTCCACTCACCTCCAGAGCCTAAACTTGGACGCCTCCGCCTTCGCCTGCCTGGCCGCACTTGTACTGCTcacag AGCAAGTCCCAGGTCTGAAGGACTCAAAGCgggtggaggagctgcagaataAAGTCATTTGTTGTCTCAGAGACCACCTGGGCTGcagtccttcttcttcttcctcctccaagGCCACTCCCCCTCTGAGTCGTATTCTGGGTGTAAGGGCGGAGCTACGTTCCCAAAGGACCCAGGGCCTTCAACGGATCTTCTACCTGAAGCTGGAGGACCTGGTACCGCCCCCTCCCTTGATTGACAGGTTCTTGGACACTCTGCCCTATTGA
- the nr4a3 gene encoding nuclear receptor subfamily 4 group A member 3 isoform X3, whose translation MPCVQAQYGPVPPGSAYSGQSFGYQGDSYSSDLMTSDYTKLDLGGGDISAAAATTSLPSFNVFVEGSYEPKSSCLYQMPPHRTTIKKEEESYPTAPPLEAMSSTMYFKQSPPSTPTTPSLPPQPGTSFLWEEHPLAPPSHSHSMGSSLETGGLKSPRFPHFYQHSPPHSGSSIGGYEGLGGGLVRTSSSSSSSSSSVSHPHGPPLEQPMYQLHRGAGGSSLAFRSLALGPCGPLLGDGLPSPPQRGPPGEGTCAVCGDNAACQHYGVRTCEGCKGFFKRTVQKNAKYVCLASKNCPVDKRRRNRCQYCRFQKCLSVGMVKEVVRTDSLKGRRGRLPSKPKSPLQTEASPPSPPLSLLSALLRAYSHCTPRDLDYSQFSAADPPSSSSDAEHIQLFYRLLTVSMETTRCWAERLPGFSELQRDDQNLLIDSAFLELFVLRLAHRSMLSEDKLVFCNGSVLHRFQCLRGFGEWLDSIRDFSTHLQSLNLDASAFACLAALVLLTEQVPGLKDSKRVEELQNKVICCLRDHLGCSPSSSSSSKATPPLSRILGVRAELRSQRTQGLQRIFYLKLEDLVPPPPLIDRFLDTLPY comes from the exons ATGCCCTGTGTGCAGGCTCAGTACGGGCCCGTCCCTCCAGGCTCAGCCTACTCAGGCCAGTCCTTTGGTTACCAGGGCGACAGCTACAGCTCTGACCTCATGACCTCTGACTACACCAAGCTTGACCTTGGTGGCGGGGACATCTCTGCTGCGGCCGCCACCACCTCCCTCCCCAGCTTCAACGTGTTTGTGGAGGGGAGCTATGAGCCCAAGTCGTCGTGCCTGTATCAGATGCCTCCTCACAGGACCACCAtcaagaaggaggaggagagctacCCGACCGCTCCGCCCCTGGAGGCCATGTCCTCCACCATGTACTTTAAACAGTCCCCACCCTCCACCCCGACGACACCATCCCTGCCACCCCAGCCCGGCACCTCCTTCCTGTGGGAGGAGCACCCCCTTGCCCCTCCGTCACACTCCCACTCCATGGGCTCCAGCCTGGAGACAGGCGGTCTAAAATCCCCCCGGTTTCCACATTTCTATCAGCACTCGCCACCCCACAGCGGCAGCAGTATCGGCGGCTACGAGGGTCTGGGTGGAGGACTTGTTCGcacctcatcctcttcctcctcctcctcttcctcggtCTCCCATCCTCACGGTCCGCCCCTGGAGCAGCCCATGTACCAGCTTCACCGTGGTGCCGGGGGCAGCAGCCTTGCCTTCCGCTCCCTGGCTCTTGGGCCCTGTGGCCCTCTGCTAGGAGACGGCCTGCCCTCGCCTCCCCAGCGCGGCCCCCCAGGAGAGGGCACCTGTGCGGTGTGTGGCGACAATGCGGCCTGCCAGCACTACGGCGTACGCACCTGTGAAGGCTGCAAGGGCTTCTTCAAG CGCACTGTGCAGAAAAACGCAAAGTATGTCTGCCTGGCCAGTAAGAACTGCCCTGTGGACAAGAGGAGACGCAACCGCTGCCAGTACTGCCGCTTCCAGAAGTGTCTGAGTGTCGGCATGGTGAAGGAAG TGGTACGCACAGATAGCTTGAAGGGGCGACGAGGCCGTCTGCCTTCCAAACCAAAGAGCCCCCTGCAGACAGAAgcgtctcctccctctcctcccctcagcCTGCTGTCCGCTCTGCTCAGGGCTTATTCCCACTGCACGCCCCGGGACCTCGACTACAGCCAG TTCAGTGCTGCCgaccctccctcttcctcctcagatgCAGAGCACATCCAGCTCTTCTACAGACTGCTCACCGTCTCGATGGAGACCACGCGATGCTGGGCGGAACGGCTTCCCGGGTTCTCCGAGCTTCAGCGTGATGATCAGAACCTCCTCATAGACTCTGCCTTCCTGGAGCTGTTTGTCCTGCGGCTAGCTCACAG gTCCATGCTGTCAGAGGATAAACTCGTGTTCTGTAACGGCTCGGTGCTGCACAGGTTCCAGTGCCTTCGGGGGTTTGGAGAATGGCTTGACTCCATCCGGGACTTCTCCACTCACCTCCAGAGCCTAAACTTGGACGCCTCCGCCTTCGCCTGCCTGGCCGCACTTGTACTGCTcacag AGCAAGTCCCAGGTCTGAAGGACTCAAAGCgggtggaggagctgcagaataAAGTCATTTGTTGTCTCAGAGACCACCTGGGCTGcagtccttcttcttcttcctcctccaagGCCACTCCCCCTCTGAGTCGTATTCTGGGTGTAAGGGCGGAGCTACGTTCCCAAAGGACCCAGGGCCTTCAACGGATCTTCTACCTGAAGCTGGAGGACCTGGTACCGCCCCCTCCCTTGATTGACAGGTTCTTGGACACTCTGCCCTATTGA